A region of the Pantoea alfalfae genome:
TCGAAGAACCAGCTGTCAGACTCTTCGCGCAGGCGCTGGATTTCCCGACGGAAGTGCAGCGCGCGTTCCACCGAGCGATTGATTAACCGCTTACCGGGGTTACCACGCAGCATGGCGGCGGCAGTTTCAATTGAGGAGACAATAGCGTAATTGGGCGAGGTGGTGGTGTGCATCATGTAGGCTTCGTTAAACGTCTGTTCGTCGTAGTCGCCTTTAATGTGAATCATGGAGGCCTGCGAGAACGCCGCCAGCAGTTTGTGGGTCGATTGCGTCTCGTATATCACCTTGCCCGGAATACGATCGCCACTCATGCCGCTTTTACCGGCATAAATCGGATGGAAATTGGTGTAAGGCACCCAGGCTGAATCGAAATGAATTGACGGCACATCCAGCGTCTCTTTAATGAACTGGGTATTGTAGAGCAGCCCATCGTAAGTGGAGTTGGTGATCACCGCATGCACCGGCCAGGTAGCGCGATCGGTGGTCGCGACCTTCTGCGTAATGCTCTCACGGGTGAACTCGTGCTTCGGGATACCGCCGAGAATCCCCAGCGCATTGCGGGTTGGCTTCAGCCAGATCGGGACCAGATCGCTCATCATCAGCAGATGAGTCAGAGACTTGTGGCAGTTGCGATCGATCAATACGGTGCTGCCCGCCGGGGCCGCATACATGCCGACAATTTTGTTCGACGTTGAGGTGCCATTGGTCACCATATAACTCTGCTCGGCGCCAAACGTGCGTGCGATGTACTCTTCCGCTTCAAGGTGCGGGCCGGTGTGATCCAGCAGCGAACCCAGCTCGGTCACTGAAATGGAGATGTCCGACTTCAGCGTATTGGCCCCGAAGAAATCGTAGAACAGGCAGCCTACCGGGCTCTTCTGAAATGCGGTGCCCGCCATATGGCCCGGTGTGCAGAAGGTGTACTTGCCCTCTTTCACATAGGTGAACAATGCTTTGGTCAGCGGCGGCGTAATGTGGTCGAGATAGTCATCGGTATACTGCCGGATATGCAGCGCGATATCGTCGGCGGCATTCAGCGCATATTCAAAAAAGTGCAGCGGCATGCGCATCTCATTGATGCTGATGTCCATCTGTGAGTGGGTATTAATAAAGGCGTACAGCGGCAGGTATTCGTTGAGCTGATTAATCTCACCACACAGTTCAGGACTGTTGTGTGCATCCCAGTCGAAGATGACGCCGCTGATACGCGGATTGTGTTCAATCAGCTTCAGCAGATCATCACTGTTTTTCGGGTAAAGCAGCTGGAAGCCTTGCAGATTTAACGCCGCGTCGAGTTCGCGTAACGGTTCATCTTTATAAAACACGCCGTGCGCGCCCATGATCGCCAGAATATTCAATGCCCCTCTCCCTGATTGTTGTGGAACCGGACAAGCATAACCGCTAACTCAGGGAAGGTGTAGCAAGGGGACGATCAGATGAGGCTGAAAGGCGTCAGACC
Encoded here:
- a CDS encoding lysine decarboxylase LdcC, which translates into the protein MNILAIMGAHGVFYKDEPLRELDAALNLQGFQLLYPKNSDDLLKLIEHNPRISGVIFDWDAHNSPELCGEINQLNEYLPLYAFINTHSQMDISINEMRMPLHFFEYALNAADDIALHIRQYTDDYLDHITPPLTKALFTYVKEGKYTFCTPGHMAGTAFQKSPVGCLFYDFFGANTLKSDISISVTELGSLLDHTGPHLEAEEYIARTFGAEQSYMVTNGTSTSNKIVGMYAAPAGSTVLIDRNCHKSLTHLLMMSDLVPIWLKPTRNALGILGGIPKHEFTRESITQKVATTDRATWPVHAVITNSTYDGLLYNTQFIKETLDVPSIHFDSAWVPYTNFHPIYAGKSGMSGDRIPGKVIYETQSTHKLLAAFSQASMIHIKGDYDEQTFNEAYMMHTTTSPNYAIVSSIETAAAMLRGNPGKRLINRSVERALHFRREIQRLREESDSWFFDIWQPEQIDEAQCWAIQPGDEEWHGFTQADRDHMYLDPIKVTILTPGMSELGEMAEEGIPAALVAKFLDERGIVVEKTGPYNLLFLFSIGIDKTKAMSVLRGLTEFKRAYDLNLRVKNMLPDLYAEDPDFYRNMRIQTLAQGIHQLIRHHDLPRLMLQAFDVLPEMKMTPHQAFQQQVKGNIETVDLSELVGRVSANMILPYPPGVPLVMPGEMITEKSRAVLDFLLMLCSIGRRYPGFETDIHGASLTEEGEYRVRVLKNDPA